A genomic window from Desulfovibrio sp. JC010 includes:
- a CDS encoding tyrosine-type recombinase/integrase, with protein sequence MALNVKQIQAAKPKEKLYRITDSNGLCLEIRPNGSKLWRYRYRFNGKGKMIGLGSYPATSLKDARDKRDEQRKILERDIDPSEYRKDQQATVSGENEFEAIAREWHTKFKSTWTKGHAQTVIRRLELNCFPWIGKMVVNEIEPPDILKVLRRIESRGALETAHRVRSILGQVLRYAVATGRATRDATADLKGALPPVKHKHMATITDPKQIGPLLNNIDDYQGNTMTKCALQLAPLVFVRPGELRHGEWEEIDFDAAEWRIPAEKMKARRPHIVPLSRQALEVLFELKPLTGEGRYLFPSIRSKLYPMSENTVNGALRRLGYSKEEITGHGFRSMASTNLNENGWKPDVIERQLAHVEGNSVRAAYNHADYLPERRKMMQWWADFLDALRNKLETPAMEDY encoded by the coding sequence ATGGCTCTAAATGTGAAGCAGATTCAAGCTGCAAAACCAAAAGAAAAGCTCTACCGCATAACTGACTCAAACGGACTTTGTCTGGAAATCCGACCCAACGGATCAAAGCTCTGGAGATATAGATACAGATTCAACGGCAAAGGCAAAATGATAGGACTGGGTTCTTACCCGGCCACAAGCCTGAAAGACGCCAGAGACAAACGCGACGAGCAGAGAAAAATCCTTGAACGCGATATTGATCCTTCAGAATACAGAAAAGACCAGCAGGCCACAGTAAGCGGAGAAAATGAATTCGAAGCAATAGCCCGCGAATGGCACACCAAATTCAAAAGCACTTGGACCAAAGGACACGCCCAGACAGTCATCAGACGCCTTGAGTTGAACTGCTTCCCGTGGATCGGCAAAATGGTTGTAAATGAGATTGAACCGCCGGATATTTTGAAAGTCCTCAGAAGGATTGAAAGCCGAGGTGCGCTCGAAACAGCACACCGGGTACGCAGCATTCTCGGACAGGTTTTACGCTATGCCGTTGCCACCGGACGAGCCACCCGCGATGCTACAGCGGACCTCAAAGGTGCCCTGCCCCCGGTAAAGCACAAACACATGGCAACCATCACCGATCCCAAGCAGATCGGTCCCCTGCTCAATAATATTGATGATTACCAAGGCAACACCATGACCAAATGCGCCTTGCAGCTCGCCCCGCTCGTTTTTGTCCGTCCCGGAGAGTTGCGCCATGGCGAATGGGAAGAAATTGATTTTGATGCTGCTGAGTGGAGAATCCCGGCAGAAAAGATGAAAGCCCGCCGTCCTCACATTGTACCGCTTTCCCGGCAGGCTCTGGAGGTCCTCTTCGAACTGAAGCCGCTTACTGGTGAGGGTAGATACCTGTTCCCCAGCATCCGCAGTAAATTATACCCCATGAGTGAAAACACCGTTAACGGTGCTCTGCGCCGCCTCGGTTACAGCAAAGAGGAAATCACCGGACACGGATTCCGCTCCATGGCCTCGACCAACCTTAATGAAAATGGCTGGAAGCCGGACGTAATTGAAAGACAGCTTGCCCACGTAGAAGGAAACAGCGTGCGAGCAGCATATAACCACGCCGACTATCTGCCGGAACGGCGCAAAATGATGCAGTGGTGGGCAGATTTTCTGGACGCTTTGAGAAACAAATTGGAAACACCTGCAATGGAAGACTATTAA